CTTTGTCCTTAACTGGAGGTCCTGAGCACCATATCTCACAGGTAGGGACTATGTTTTGATTTATTGGTATGACAACTATTTGTTGTATAGGTTTTTGGTTGGCACTCAGACAAGTTAAAGTATAATGTCAATGGTTAGCTTGATGATACATTCTCCAAGACAACTATTTATTCAAGAATTTTTTTATGTTCTAATATATAGCTTGCGTTTGGTTCTTACAACACAATATCTAGCTTATACTCTTATATGTTTCATTAGTTAACAATATCTTGTCAAAAGAGAGGTAGTGTTTAACTTTGATATTATCCTTATAGTACTGATTTTCTTGGATCTTATGATATTGAAAGGTAATATGATGgcgaagtttaaaaaaaaaagtacaaaCAAAAGATAAGATCAATGAGCATTATGTAACACTGGTTTTATTAATCTCCTAATTTTTCTTGGTCAGATCACTGATGCGATTGTTATTGTGAGGTATTTGGATGCTACTCTAGTACTTCCTGACATCAGAGGGAGTGAGCTTGGCCAAAAAAGGTTAGTTGGGCAACTTTATCATGGTTTATGTTTCCATATCTCAACACTTATTTAACAGCTTATAGACAAACATATTTTGATTCTAAACCCAAATAGACACCATTGGTTCCTAAGCTTACATTTTATTTTTTGCCATCAAATTACATATTTGCAGGAATTTTGAAGATATGTATGATGCTGATAAGTTCATTACAAGCTTGAACGGTGTCGTAAAAGTAGCAAGGGAGCTTCCTGCTGAATTAACTACTGAAACTCCAGCTGTTGTCAAAGTACCCAATAGGGTTTCAAGAGAATACATTGTGAACAATGTTGAAGCAATTTTTCAAAGCAAAAGTTATTTGCGACTCGCAAGTGTCTTCAcaaaaatcaatttgaaaggAAATGGTAAACCAATTACCGATTTGGATTCAACTGTTTGCTTGGCTATGTTTGGAAGCCTTGAAATGAAGCATGAGATTTTGGAAGTGGCTGATCGAATGGTTGAGAGACTAAAAATACTTAGTCGCAATACAGGAAGTCAGTTTATTTCAGTTGACCTCAGGGTTGATGTGCTAGAGAAAAAGAGCTGTAAAGAAAAAGCAAATGGGAAAAAACCTTGTTACTCTCCTCTGGAGATCAGAGATTTCTTAAGAAAAGTTGGTTTCAATGCAGATAGCACAATTTACCTTACTCAGACTTGGTGGCATGAAAGTCTCAACCCTTTGAAGGAGATGT
This window of the Zingiber officinale cultivar Zhangliang chromosome 3B, Zo_v1.1, whole genome shotgun sequence genome carries:
- the LOC121967713 gene encoding protein MANNAN SYNTHESIS-RELATED 1-like translates to MAMDARQVLAGFLTMAMFAMLGNMIKRDHFDSVTVTLQETSVIQFDALKEEQKSLVQESTESIQEFKPCWSKPVPKEVQQSKGYITLSLTGGPEHHISQITDAIVIVRYLDATLVLPDIRGSELGQKRNFEDMYDADKFITSLNGVVKVARELPAELTTETPAVVKVPNRVSREYIVNNVEAIFQSKSYLRLASVFTKINLKGNGKPITDLDSTVCLAMFGSLEMKHEILEVADRMVERLKILSRNTGSQFISVDLRVDVLEKKSCKEKANGKKPCYSPLEIRDFLRKVGFNADSTIYLTQTWWHESLNPLKEMFPKTYTKDDLIPAEKKGQFLQSGSAELQRGLDFQICSKSDVFVPAISGLFYGNVAGKRIASGHTQILVPSKVLSSSLVATDFISTYVSKKNHIAYSCFC